The proteins below come from a single Flavobacterium lindanitolerans genomic window:
- a CDS encoding endonuclease/exonuclease/phosphatase family protein, which translates to MKNLSWFNKAMFFFNIVLTVLTFVAYILPFLAPKLFPILSVLTLILPFMLILNLLFFIYWGIQMKRQILLSSVVLLMGITFINKFYKFSTTDLPPSDNDFTVMSYNVRLFNLYKWIERDDVPELIANFINDKNPDILCIQEYSEGKINLRAYKHKYILMKGNKTKTGHAIFSKFPIVGRGDIVFPNSNNNAIYADIKKGKDTIRVYNMHLQSIRITPDVHEINEDINGINEQKSKKIIKRMSEAFKEQQEQAEIIMNHKKNSKLPEIICGDMNNSAFSFVYRSIRGNLNDAFEEAGSGFGKSYNFKYYPARIDYIFVDKKMQVKNFENYPDFINSDHFPVMARLAFEN; encoded by the coding sequence ATGAAAAACCTTTCATGGTTCAATAAAGCAATGTTTTTTTTCAATATAGTGTTGACTGTATTGACTTTTGTTGCTTATATCTTACCGTTTTTGGCTCCAAAATTATTTCCAATCCTATCTGTACTGACCCTGATATTGCCCTTCATGTTGATTTTAAATCTCCTCTTTTTTATTTATTGGGGAATACAGATGAAAAGGCAGATTTTGCTTTCTTCGGTGGTGCTGTTAATGGGTATTACTTTTATTAATAAGTTCTATAAATTTTCGACTACAGACCTTCCGCCCTCTGATAATGATTTTACGGTGATGAGTTATAATGTGCGCCTTTTTAATCTTTACAAATGGATTGAAAGGGACGATGTGCCGGAACTGATAGCCAATTTCATTAATGATAAGAATCCGGACATTCTATGCATTCAGGAATATTCTGAAGGGAAAATTAATTTGAGGGCTTATAAGCACAAATATATCCTGATGAAAGGAAATAAGACAAAGACGGGACACGCCATATTTTCAAAATTTCCAATTGTAGGCAGAGGCGATATCGTATTTCCAAATTCCAATAACAATGCTATTTATGCCGATATTAAAAAAGGGAAGGATACAATCAGGGTTTATAATATGCATTTGCAATCCATCAGAATTACGCCTGATGTCCATGAAATCAATGAAGATATAAACGGGATTAACGAGCAAAAGTCAAAGAAGATTATCAAGAGGATGAGCGAGGCTTTTAAAGAGCAGCAGGAGCAGGCCGAAATCATAATGAATCACAAGAAAAACAGTAAGCTCCCTGAGATTATATGCGGTGACATGAATAACAGTGCTTTCTCGTTTGTGTACAGAAGTATCAGAGGAAATCTGAATGATGCCTTTGAAGAAGCCGGCAGCGGATTTGGAAAATCCTATAATTTCAAATACTATCCGGCCCGAATCGATTATATTTTTGTTGATAAGAAGATGCAGGTCAAAAACTTTGAAAATTACCCTGATTTTATCAATTCAGACCACTTTCCGGTTATGGCAAGGCTGGCGTTCGAAAATTAA
- a CDS encoding WbqC family protein has product MNILLLPTYFPSISQFAAMVQADSITFEMEDNFQKQTNRNRMYIYSPNGIQMLNIPVKHSKGDRHQKTKDVRIEDAFDWQKQHFKSLEAAYRTSPFFEYFEDDLAPIFRKKHDFLMDLNFEAMEIVSDCLGFEFSYKKTEEYFHEAPQFTDFRPLANGKKDTLEFEPYTQVFGEKHGYLNNLSILDLLFNEGRHALDYLKNQSL; this is encoded by the coding sequence ATGAATATCCTTTTGCTTCCTACCTATTTCCCGTCCATCAGCCAATTTGCTGCCATGGTTCAGGCCGATTCGATTACCTTTGAGATGGAAGACAACTTCCAAAAACAGACCAACAGGAACCGAATGTATATCTACAGCCCGAACGGCATACAGATGCTTAACATTCCTGTAAAGCATTCCAAAGGCGACAGGCACCAGAAAACAAAAGACGTTCGTATTGAAGATGCCTTTGACTGGCAGAAGCAGCATTTCAAATCGCTTGAAGCAGCCTACAGGACATCGCCTTTCTTTGAATATTTTGAAGACGACCTGGCTCCTATCTTTCGAAAGAAACACGACTTTTTGATGGACTTGAATTTTGAAGCGATGGAAATCGTTTCAGACTGCCTTGGCTTTGAATTTAGCTATAAGAAAACGGAAGAATATTTTCATGAAGCACCTCAATTCACAGATTTCCGACCTTTAGCAAACGGGAAAAAAGATACTTTGGAATTTGAGCCTTACACTCAGGTTTTTGGAGAAAAACACGGCTATCTGAACAATTTGAGCATTCTGGACCTTTTGTTCAACGAAGGAAGGCATGCCTTAGATTACCTAAAAAATCAATCGCTTTAA